The genomic region CACACCGCGGAAGAACCAGGTGTACATCCAGGAGACCGTCACCAGGACGGGGTTGCCCGACAGCCGCATGACGGCCAGGAGCACGCCCAGGACGACGCCGATGACCATGGACAGGATGGTCGCGCTGAGGGTGATCCACACGCCGCGCACGACGGGCGGCGCGAACATGTTGTCCCACATGTACGGCCAGTTGAACGCGTCGTTCGTGAACAGCATGTGCACGAACATGGCCGCGAGGACCAGGATGACCCCGGCGGCCACCCACCGCTCGGGGTAGCGGACGGGGACGGCGGTGATGGGATCGGCCGACCGGCCCGGGGACGGGGTGGCCGTTCCCGGGCCGCTCGACGGCTCCTTCGGTGATGACAAGGGGTCAGACCTTCGCTCGTGGTGGTTCCGGCTCGACTACTCCTCGACGGAGGGGTTGACCTCGGCGCCCTCGATCGCGCCGCCGCTGATGCCCCACTCGTCCAGGATCTCCTGGTAGGTGCCGTCCTCGATGATGGAGTCGAACGCCGCGGCCAGGGCCTCGGCCATCTCCGTGTCGTCCTTGTGCGTGACGATGCCGTACGGCGCCGCGTCGTACTGCTCCCCGACGAACTCCAGGACGCCCTCGCCGGTCTGGTCCAGGGCGTAGGCGGCGGTCGGCATGTCGGCGAGGGAGGCGTCGTTCAGCCCGGAGACGATGGTCTCGGTGGCCTGGGGCTGGCTCTGGAACTTCTCGATCGTGATGGGGTCCTCACCCGCCTCGACGCAGGCGTCGCTGCGGGCCTCGGCGTCGGCGTCGTGGGTGGTGTCCGACTGCACGGCCACCCGCAGCCCGCAGGCGTTGTCCGGGTCGACGCCCTCGGGGTTGCCCGCCGGGACGAACCACTGGGTGCCGGAGGAGAAGTAGGAGACCATGTTCACGGCCTCCATGCGCTCCTGCGTGATGGTGAAGGAGGAGGAGCCGAGGTCGTAGGTGCCGGAGTCGACACCGATGATGATGGAGTCGAAGTTGGCCGAGACCCATTCCGACTCCAGGTCCAGCTTGGCCAGGGCGGCGTCGAGCAGGTCGACGTTGAAGCCCAGGACGGTCTCGCCGTCCTCGTCGAGGAACTCGCCGGGCGCGTACGCCGACTCCACGCCGATGCTGACGGTGCCGGCCTCGCGGATGTCGTCGGGCACCATGGCCGCGAGCTCCTCGTCGGCGGAGACCTCGGGGGCCTCGGGGGTCTCGGCGGCGGTGTCGTCCTCCCCGCCGCCGCCACAGGCGGACAGGGTGAGCACGCCGGCGGCCGCCAGGGCCGCGAGGGACGTGCGATGCGACAGTGGCTTGTGCGTGGCCATGGTGAGGGTCTCCTTCTAGCTCACGGCGTGCCCGATGAACAGTCGGCAGACAGGCCGCATGTCGATCATCAGCACCGTTCAGGACATTATGTGTCAAAGCATCTTGTACCGGTGACATCACATCGTCCCGACCCGCGATGCTCCTCGGGTCACCGTTGTGAGAGGATTGCGTAACGGGTCATCCCCGTGAGAGGCGGCCGCGCAGCACTCGCATAAGAGTCAGGCGAAGACTGTCCCCCTCCGGTGACACATCCGGTCATGGCCGACCGGCGCCGGGGAGGGCTCCCCTAGCACCCACACGTCATCGCGCGCGACCCGCTCCATCGTTCAGTCCGCCCCGTCATGGCCGACGCGGGCGTACACGCAGACCGAGGGGTTTGAGTAGTGACCACCGATTCGCGTACTTCGCGTACCCAGAACGCCCACGCCCATCTGGATGAGGATCCCGCCTTCGCCCTGCACCGGGGCGGCAAGCTGCAGGTGACCTCGACCGTCGACGTCAGCGACCACGCGGGCCTGGCCCTGGCCTACACACCGGGCGTCGCCCGCGTGTGCGACGCCATCGCCGAGACCCCCGAGCTCGTCGAGACCCACACGTGGAAGAGCAACCTGGTCGCCGTCGTCACCGACGGCACCGCCGTGCTCGGCCTGGGGGACATCGGCCCCGAGGCCTCGCTCCCGGT from Nocardiopsis aegyptia harbors:
- a CDS encoding ABC transporter substrate-binding protein, translated to MATHKPLSHRTSLAALAAAGVLTLSACGGGGEDDTAAETPEAPEVSADEELAAMVPDDIREAGTVSIGVESAYAPGEFLDEDGETVLGFNVDLLDAALAKLDLESEWVSANFDSIIIGVDSGTYDLGSSSFTITQERMEAVNMVSYFSSGTQWFVPAGNPEGVDPDNACGLRVAVQSDTTHDADAEARSDACVEAGEDPITIEKFQSQPQATETIVSGLNDASLADMPTAAYALDQTGEGVLEFVGEQYDAAPYGIVTHKDDTEMAEALAAAFDSIIEDGTYQEILDEWGISGGAIEGAEVNPSVEE